AGGGCCTCCCGACCTTGGCGGTGCAGACGCTGTTTAATATGCTGTTTTTAGGAACGATCGCAGCGGTGGTTTACTCTGTGGTGCAGTCCTTGTTGGGGCGCTATGCCGAAATTCCGACGATTTCTGAAGCGGTGCATATGCAGGTACGCTAGAACGGACCAGCAGCCAATGGCTGCTGGTGCAGCAATTTAGGCAGATGACGACTAACTATAGATCCGATGGGGTTAGACGTTGCCTGACGGTATTTTCTAAGCTGCCAATGCCTTCAATTTCCACCCGGACGCGATCGCCCACCTGCAATGGCCCTATCCCTTCCGGGGTTCCCGTCAATACCACATCTCCTGGGAGTAGGGTCATCACTTGAGAAATATAGGAAACCAAGACATCCGGGGGAAACACCATATTATCAATGACGCTCGATTGCACAGGTTCGGGGGCATCATTCACAAAAGTCTGTAAACCCGCTCCAGGACTGAGTTCTCGAACAATCCAAGGCCCCAAGGGACAAAAGGTATCAAATCCCTTGCCTCGGGTCCATTGACCATCTTTTTTTTGTAAGTCCCTCGCCGTCACATCATTGGCGATGGTATATCCCCAAATTTTCCCCGTTGCCTCCTCCGGCGTACAATCCACGCACCGTTCTCCAATCACAAGGGCCAATTCTCCCTCATAATCGACCCGCTCAGACTGAGGCGGATAGGCGATCTCGTCTCCATCAGCAATCACCGCAGTTGGGGGTTTCAAAAAGAGTAGGGGTTCTCTAGGAACTGGCGTTCCCATCTCAGCGGCATGATCTGCATAGTTTTTGCCGACGGCGACAATTTTTGACGGAACGCAAGGCGCGAGGATCCTGTACGTTTCGGGTTCGAGGAATCGTTCGGTTGGTTTTCCCTTTAACCAGGGGGGCGCATCAAGCAACTGAACGCCTCTACTCAATTGAAGTAATCCATAGTAAATCCGTCCCTCTGGGGTTTGGATTCGGACGTAGCGCTGTGCCATAACGTTGATTTATGCCCTCTGTCGTAGTGTGATGTTTGGCTCTTCTGACCCTAGTCTTAGGAGTTTTAGAATTAGTCTTTAGCAGTTCTAGGCACCCTCTTCATCGCCCCAAATGGTATCCTGTCCTTGGGTTAAAAAGATCTCCTTTTGCCATCACATCGGAAAAAAATATCTCATCACTTCACTCCGTTTAAATAAAAAAACGATTATTCTCCCTGGGGGGTTGTTGTGACTACAAGAGTAAAGTCGCCAATTCGGGAGAACGGTGATGGTCCTGAACGCTACTGGACTTTTTTGGTCGAGGCTGTAGAAATCGGAACCGGGTATGATACGATAAAAAATTGCGTGTAAAATCAAGGCGAAAGCGGAGAGACTCCCTAACCCTTGCCATGCCTTGCTTCTTCACCAGAATGGCCGAACCCCTGCCCGGTTGACCAGAGCAACCGGCCACAGAGCAGCGTCTTTGCAGGAGAATCGGGCCCTGAGCGAAGAAGCCATTTAGTCCATAAGGAGATTCCCAGAATGCGGTATATTTACGAAACCATGTACATCCTGCGCCCCGACCTCGGAGAGGAACTCACCGATGGGGCGATCGCCAAATATCAAGGCATCTTACAAGAGAATGGGGTCACCACTGTGGAGACTCAACACCGGGGTAAGCGTCGCCTTGCTTATGAAATCGGCAAGCATCGCGATGGCATCTACATTCAAATGAACTATGAATGTGATGGCAGCCAAGTGGCCCCCTTAGAACGAGCCATGCGGTTGAGTGAAGACGTGATCCGCTATCTCACCATCAAGCAAACCGTTCGGGAAGTCGAGGCGGAAGAAGAGGTTGAGGCAACGGCTTAATCCGGACTCAACCCGACCCGCTGAGGCGGTTGCATCCATCCCTTGGGCCAATGGATTGACAGGCGCTCGGCGATCGTGCAACCATAAAAGATTGGCTGTCTATATTAAGCTCGGATCAGGTTCAGCCCTGATAAAAGCAGGGGCGATCGCTCATCTATAGACCGAAGACCGATCAACCCGCTACCTGTACGGCACACTCCACCAGAATTCTATGACTTACGCAATTATCGAAACCGGCGGCAAACAACTGCGAGTAGAACCCGGTCGTTTCTACGACATCGAGTTACTTCCCGTAGATGCCGAAGAAAGCATTACCCTGGAAAATCTCTTACTGATTCAGCATGAGGATCAGGTTCATATCGGTCAACCCTTCGTAGAAGGTGCGACCCTCCAAGCGACCGTCATGCAGCATTACCGGGGTCGCAAGGTGATCGTCTATAAGATGAAACCCAAAAAGAAAACCCGCAAAAAGCGCGGACATCGCCAAGAAATCACTCGGCTGATGATCGACTCCATCAGCTTGAATGGGGCGGTGTTAGCATCGGCTGAAAATAACACTCCAGCCTCATCTACCCCCTCAACTGAGGCAGAATAAGAACAGCGGGAATTGAGGAGTCAGTTGGAGG
The nucleotide sequence above comes from Laspinema palackyanum D2c. Encoded proteins:
- a CDS encoding fumarylacetoacetate hydrolase family protein, producing the protein MAQRYVRIQTPEGRIYYGLLQLSRGVQLLDAPPWLKGKPTERFLEPETYRILAPCVPSKIVAVGKNYADHAAEMGTPVPREPLLFLKPPTAVIADGDEIAYPPQSERVDYEGELALVIGERCVDCTPEEATGKIWGYTIANDVTARDLQKKDGQWTRGKGFDTFCPLGPWIVRELSPGAGLQTFVNDAPEPVQSSVIDNMVFPPDVLVSYISQVMTLLPGDVVLTGTPEGIGPLQVGDRVRVEIEGIGSLENTVRQRLTPSDL
- the rpsF gene encoding 30S ribosomal protein S6, which translates into the protein MRYIYETMYILRPDLGEELTDGAIAKYQGILQENGVTTVETQHRGKRRLAYEIGKHRDGIYIQMNYECDGSQVAPLERAMRLSEDVIRYLTIKQTVREVEAEEEVEATA
- the rplU gene encoding 50S ribosomal protein L21, whose protein sequence is MTYAIIETGGKQLRVEPGRFYDIELLPVDAEESITLENLLLIQHEDQVHIGQPFVEGATLQATVMQHYRGRKVIVYKMKPKKKTRKKRGHRQEITRLMIDSISLNGAVLASAENNTPASSTPSTEAE